AGTCACCGAAGCGGCGGCGATCAAATGCGGACGCCTGGTCGGTCGCGGCGATAAGATCGGCGCCGATCAGCTCGCTGTTGATGGTATGCGCAGCGAATTTGAAAAAGTGCACATCGACGGTGAAGTCGTCATCGGCGAAGGAGAAATGGACGAAGCACCGATGCTTTACATCGGTGAAAAGGTAGGTCTCGGCGGTGACTCGGTGGATATCGCGGTCGATCCGCTCGAAGGTACCAACCTGGTCGCCAAAGGACAAAACGGCGCCATTGCGGTACTTGCGATTGCCCCGCGCGGTTGCCTTTTGCACGCTCCGGATATGTACATGGAAAAAATCGCGGTCGGACCGCGTGCGGCCGGACGCATTGATATCAACGCGCCGGTCAAAGAAAATCTGCGCCGGGTTGCGGAAGCGATGGAACGCTCGGTCGATGACTTGAGCGTCGTCATCTTGGATCGGGAACGACATGCCGATATTATTCGTGATTGCCGTGAAGCGGGCGCGCGAATCCGTTTGATCACGGACGGCGATGTCACGCCGGCGATCGAAGTCGGCATTGAAGGTTCGGGTGTGCATATGCTCATCGGTACCGGCGGCGCGCCGGAAGGCGTTT
This window of the Negativicoccus succinicivorans genome carries:
- the glpX gene encoding class II fructose-bisphosphatase encodes the protein MDRILTLEFVRVTEAAAIKCGRLVGRGDKIGADQLAVDGMRSEFEKVHIDGEVVIGEGEMDEAPMLYIGEKVGLGGDSVDIAVDPLEGTNLVAKGQNGAIAVLAIAPRGCLLHAPDMYMEKIAVGPRAAGRIDINAPVKENLRRVAEAMERSVDDLSVVILDRERHADIIRDCREAGARIRLITDGDVTPAIEVGIEGSGVHMLIGTGGAPEGVLAAAALKCLGGDMQGRLVPHSDEEVRRAKEMGVADIHQVFTIDDLVKGDDCIFSATAITPGNTLRGIQYFGGGARTQTVVMRYKTGTVRFVDTIHKFGNRGMSIKL